GTCAGAATCGTCGCGGCGATGATGCCGGCGATGATGCAGAGGGCGTAGTAGTGGATCGTGATCCCGGGCCAGACGACGAAGTTGGATTCCGGGGGGCTCGGGATGCTGGCGAGCACGCCGTTGAACGTGTGGAGCGCGAGGGACATGAGTGCGATTCTAGTTCTCGTGTGAGGGGCGCGCCGACGACGTGCCGGAGGCCAGGTTTCGGGTGACGTCGACGAGGGCGGGGATGCCACCGTCGCGCAGGGCGCGCACGAGCGCCGTGCCGACGATCGCGCCGTCGGCGTACTCGGAGACGCCGGCGATCTGCTCGGCGGTCGAGATGCCGATTCCGACGCAGGCGCGGGTGGCGCCGTGGTCGCGCAGTCGACCGACCAGGGTGCGGGCCGCGCGATCGAGTTCCGCGCGCTCCCCCGTGATCCCCATGGTCGACACGGTGTAGACGAACCCGGTCGACGACTTCACGACGAGATCGAGACGTGCGTCCGTCGAGGTCGGCGCGGCCAGGAAGACGCGGTCGAGACCGGTGCGCTCACTCGCGGCGATCCAGTCTCCGGCCTCCTCCGGGGTGATGTCCGGAGTGATGAGCCCAGCCGCCCCCGCGGCGAGGAGCTCATCGGCATACCGATCGACGCCGTACTGGAGCACCGGGTTCCAGTACGTCATGACGAGCACGGGAGCATCGACGGCCGCGGTGATGGCCCGCAGCGCGGTGAACAGGTCGGCGGTCTTGTATCCCGCCGCCAGCGCGAGCGTGGTCGCCTGCTGGATGATGGCGCCATCCATTACCGGATCGCTGTACGGAGGACCGAGCTCGATGATGTCGACCCCGTTCTCGGCCAGGGCGATCGCCGCGTCGATGCTCGTCTGCAGGTCGGGGAAACCGACGGGAAGATATCCGATGAACGCGCTGCGCCCCTCGCTCTCCGCCTTGCGGATCGCCTCTTCCACCCGGCTCATGCGTTGCCGCCATCCGTCGTCGTGGCGTCGTACAGATCGAAGTACTTCGCCGCCGTGTCCATGTCCTTGTCACCACGACCCGAGAGGCAGACGGCGATGATCGCGTCGGGTCCGAGTTCGCGGCCGATGCGCAGTGCGCCGGCGAGTGCGTGGGCGGACTCGATGGCGGGGATGATGCCCTCGGTCCTGCTCAGCAGACGAAGTGCCTGCATCGCCTCGTCATCCGTCGCCGGGATGTACTTCGCGCGACCGATGTCGGCGAGCCAGGAGTGCTCGGGACCGACGCCCGGGTAGTCGAGGCCGGCGGAGATCGAGTGCGACTCGATGGTCTGCCCGTCCTCGTCCTGCAGGACGTAGGTGCGTGAGCCGTGCAGCACGCCGGGGCGTCCGCGTTCGATCGAGGCGGCGTGCTTGGGAGTGTCCACGCCGTCGCCGGCGGCTTCGACGCCGAAGAGCTTGACGTCCTCATCATCGAGGAACGCGTCGAACATGCCGATCGCGTTCGACCCTCCGCCGACGCAGGCGACCACGGCGTCGGGCAGCCGCCCGACCTCGGCGAGCAGCTGCTCGCGGGCCTCTTCGCCGATGATCTTCTGGAAGTCACGCACCATGGCGGGGAACGGATGCGGGCCGGCCGCCGTGCCGAAGATGTAGTTGGTGCTCTCGACGCTCGCGACCCAATCGCGGTAGGCGTCGTTGATCGCGTCCTTCAGCGTGCGAGAACCGGAGGTCACCGCGACCACCTCGGCGCCGAGCAGGCGCATGCGTGCGACGTTGAGCGCCTGGCGCTCCGTGTCGACCTCGCCCATGTAGATGGTGCAGTCGAGGCCGAAGAGCGCCGCTGCCGTCGCCGTCGCCACGCCGTGCTGGCCGGCGCCGGTCTCGGCGATCACGCGGGTCTTGCCCAACCGCTTGGTCAGGAGCGCCTGACCGAGCACGTTGTTGATCTTGTGCGACCCGGTGTGGTTGAGATCTTCCCGCTTGAGGAAGATCCGAGCCCCGCCGGCGTGCTCCGCGAAGCGCTGAACCTCGGTGATCGCCGAGGGGCGACCCGCATACGAGCTGAGAAGCCCGGCGAGCTCCGCACGGAACGCAGGGTCGGCGATCGCATCGGTGTATGCGACGGTGAGTTCGTCGATCGCCGCGATCAGCGATTCCGGCATGAACCTACCTCCGAAATCTCCGAAGTAGGGTCCATGCTGGTCGCGAAGGCTCACGGGGTCTTCTTCCTGCCGGGCAGTGCGTGGGAACCGGCTGCGAGGAACGTCGTCAACGTGGCGACCGGGTCGCCGGTGACGAGCGCTTCGCCGATCAGGACGACATCGGCGCCGGCGGAGCGGTAATGGGACACGTCATCAGGGGTGAGCACAGCCGACTCGGCGATCTTGACGGAGCTGTCGGGGATGCGGTCGGCCAGCCGACCGAACAGGTCACGATCCAATTCGAGGGTCGTGAGGTCGCGCGCGTTGACGCCGATGAGCGGCGCCCCGAGGTCGATCGCGACCTCGAGCTCCTCCGCGGAGTGCGTCTCGACGAGCGGCGTCATGCCCCACTCGGTGACGAAGGCGAACAGCTCATGGAGCACGGCGCGGTCCAGACCCGCCACGATCAGCAGCACGAGGTCGGCACCGGCCGCACGGGCCTCGAGCACCTGATATCGGGTCGCGATGAAGTCCTTGCGCAGCACGGGCACCGACACGCGGGCCGTCACGGCCTCGAGGTCGGCGAGGCTGCCGCCGAAGCGACGCTCCTCGGTCAGCACGCTGATCGCGGACGCGCCACCGGTCTCGTAGAGCGAGGCCTGCAGAGCAGGATCAGGGATCTCGGCAAGAGCACCGCGTGACGGACTCGCGCGCTTCACCTCGGCGATGATCTTGACCCGATCAGCCGGAGCGAGGAACGACAGTGCGTCCTTCGCAGTCGGTCGCTCGATGGCCTCCCGTTCGACCTGCGCGAGCGGGCGCGCGAGAGCGCGACGTTCGGCATCGGCGACTGCGCCGGCCGTGAGGTCGGCGAGGACCACTAGTGGGCCTTCGGGGAGTACTTGGGACCCTTCACGCCGTATCCGGCCCGTGCGAGCACCCAACCGGCGACAGCGCCGATCGGGATGATCGCCGCGCCGACCCAGATGAGTGCGACCCAGATCGGGCTGAACTCGGCGAGGCAGAATGCCAGCGTGCCGATGGTGAAGCCGGCGAGCATGATGATCACGGCCGTCCAAGCGGCCGGAGAGTGTCCGTGGCCGGGGTCAGCGATCGGGTTGGTCATGTTCTCCTCCGGGGACGACGACGGGATCAGGGTTCAGTCTATCGGTGTCAGCGCGTGGGATCGGTTCCGCGGGACAGGTCGTCCCACGAGTCCACGGCATCCACGGGGCCGTCCTGGGGCGCTGCCGCCTCGGGAGCAGTGCGGTATCGACGGCCACCCGCCTTCCAACGGCGCCAGGTGACGAGCACCAGGACGGAGGCCGCGAGCAGGATCACCCAGCCGATCAGGGCGAAGACCGGCCAGGCGGTCGGGACCGCAGAACGTACGACATCGGAGATCGCCGCCGTGCCTGCGAGACCGGTCACCTCCGTGACGGTCGGCGCGATGGCCGATTCCGGAACCGCGATCAGCAGGTGGAGCGTGGACCAGCCGAGGAACACGGCACTCGCGGCGCCCAGCACCGCGAAGGCGAGGCGCACGACCCGGCCCGCGATCGAGAGTGCGGCGCCGAGAGCGAGCACGGCGAGGCTGAGTGGCGCGAGCAGCACCAGCGCTGAGGCGCCCGGAACCAGGATGGCCTCCCCCGCATCCGCCCGTTCCACCGTGATCCAGGTCTGGGTCGACGAGATGATCCCGATCGCACCGGCGAGCAGGAATCCGGAGACCGCGAGGGAACGGCCGCGTCGGGCGAGAGTCATGCCGTCGCGCTCCCGGAGACCGCTTCGAGATCGGTCGTGTCGAAGCAGGTGCGCGTACCGGTGTGGCACGCCGGGCCCGTCTGGTCGACGAGGAGCAGGATCGCATCGCCATCGCAATCGAGCCGCGCCTCACGCACCACCTGGATGTTCCCCGACGTGTCGCCCTTGCGCCAGTACTCCTGGCGGGAACGGGACCAGTACG
The sequence above is drawn from the Candidatus Microbacterium colombiense genome and encodes:
- the trpB gene encoding tryptophan synthase subunit beta, with protein sequence MSLRDQHGPYFGDFGGRFMPESLIAAIDELTVAYTDAIADPAFRAELAGLLSSYAGRPSAITEVQRFAEHAGGARIFLKREDLNHTGSHKINNVLGQALLTKRLGKTRVIAETGAGQHGVATATAAALFGLDCTIYMGEVDTERQALNVARMRLLGAEVVAVTSGSRTLKDAINDAYRDWVASVESTNYIFGTAAGPHPFPAMVRDFQKIIGEEAREQLLAEVGRLPDAVVACVGGGSNAIGMFDAFLDDEDVKLFGVEAAGDGVDTPKHAASIERGRPGVLHGSRTYVLQDEDGQTIESHSISAGLDYPGVGPEHSWLADIGRAKYIPATDDEAMQALRLLSRTEGIIPAIESAHALAGALRIGRELGPDAIIAVCLSGRGDKDMDTAAKYFDLYDATTTDGGNA
- a CDS encoding Trp biosynthesis-associated membrane protein yields the protein MTLARRGRSLAVSGFLLAGAIGIISSTQTWITVERADAGEAILVPGASALVLLAPLSLAVLALGAALSIAGRVVRLAFAVLGAASAVFLGWSTLHLLIAVPESAIAPTVTEVTGLAGTAAISDVVRSAVPTAWPVFALIGWVILLAASVLVLVTWRRWKAGGRRYRTAPEAAAPQDGPVDAVDSWDDLSRGTDPTR
- the trpA gene encoding tryptophan synthase subunit alpha, producing the protein MSRVEEAIRKAESEGRSAFIGYLPVGFPDLQTSIDAAIALAENGVDIIELGPPYSDPVMDGAIIQQATTLALAAGYKTADLFTALRAITAAVDAPVLVMTYWNPVLQYGVDRYADELLAAGAAGLITPDITPEEAGDWIAASERTGLDRVFLAAPTSTDARLDLVVKSSTGFVYTVSTMGITGERAELDRAARTLVGRLRDHGATRACVGIGISTAEQIAGVSEYADGAIVGTALVRALRDGGIPALVDVTRNLASGTSSARPSHEN
- the hisI gene encoding phosphoribosyl-AMP cyclohydrolase, encoding MSDIEARIAQVVWNADTLAPVIVQQWDTHEVLMLAWVDQEALRRTLTSGRATYWSRSRQEYWRKGDTSGNIQVVREARLDCDGDAILLLVDQTGPACHTGTRTCFDTTDLEAVSGSATA
- the trpC gene encoding indole-3-glycerol phosphate synthase TrpC yields the protein MVLADLTAGAVADAERRALARPLAQVEREAIERPTAKDALSFLAPADRVKIIAEVKRASPSRGALAEIPDPALQASLYETGGASAISVLTEERRFGGSLADLEAVTARVSVPVLRKDFIATRYQVLEARAAGADLVLLIVAGLDRAVLHELFAFVTEWGMTPLVETHSAEELEVAIDLGAPLIGVNARDLTTLELDRDLFGRLADRIPDSSVKIAESAVLTPDDVSHYRSAGADVVLIGEALVTGDPVATLTTFLAAGSHALPGRKKTP